The sequence CCTTTCCTCGCGCGGGATGGAGGCATGGGTCATGCAGGAGGGGCATTCGATGAGCGATTCCACCCCGCCCAGGCTCTCCGCCAGGGCGAAGATCTTGGTGGACTCGACCACCTTCACGGGGTCCAGGCCGTCCTTGAGCTCGAACGACACCATGCCCGAGAACCCACTCATCTGCCTCTTGGCGAGTTCGTGCTGGGGATGGCTCCTGAGCCCCGGATAGTTGACCCTCCGCACGAGATCGTGGCCTTCCAGGAACTCCGCCACCGCCAGGGCGTTCTCCTGGTGGCACTTCATCCTCAGGTGCAGGGACTTGATGCCCCGCAGCGTCAGGTAGCATTCCTGAGGTCCGGGCACCGCGCCGACCGCGTTCTGGTAGAACCTCAGCCTCTCCACCAGATCGGGGTCCTTGGCCACCGCGCATCCTCCGATGACGTCGGAGTGACCGCCGATGTACTTGGTGGTGGAGTGGACCACCAGGTCCGCCCCGAGGTCCAGGGGCCTCTGGAAGTACGGGCTGGCGAAGGTGTTGTCCACCACCACTAAAGTCTCCCTGTTGGCGGCATGCGCCTTCCCGGCCAGCTCCTTGATGTCGTACACCTTCAGCAGCGGGTTGGTGGGGCTCTCTATCCACATCATGTCGGTCATTTCGGCCAGTGACCGGTCCACCGCTCCAGGGTCCCCGAGGTCTACGAAGTCGAACCCCAGGCCGAACTGGGAGAAGCACTTCTTGAACAGGCGGAACGTCCCTCCGTAGAGGTCGTTGCACACCACCACCCGGCCTCCCGAGCTGAGAAGGAACATCATGGTGGCCTCGGCGGCCAGACCGGAAGCGAAGGCCAGTGCGCCCATCCCTCCCTCTATAGCTGCCAACCGCTCTTCCAGCGCCCTCCTGGTGGGATTGCCGGAGCGGGAGTACTCGTAGCCGTTGGTCGGTCGATCGACCTTCTTCCTGGCAAAGGTGGAGGCCATGTGTATGGGGACCGCCACGTCCCCATTGGCCTGCTTCTCCGGCTCCTCGCCCGCGTGCACCGCTTCCGTCTCGAACCTCATTCGATCCCTCCTTCCAGGAAGCCGTGCTCCCTCATCCACCGGTCGTTGTAGATCTTGCTGAGATACTTGGCCCCGCCGTCGGGGAGGACCACCACGACCACGTCCTGCGGTCCCAGGTCCCGGGCCGCCTGCAGGGCCACGTGCACTGCCGCCCCCGACGAGCCGCCGGCGAAGATGCCCTCTTCCCGGGCGAGGCGGCGCGTCATCAGGAACGCCTCCTTGTCGCTGAACTGGATGACGTCGTCGATGTACTCGAAGTGGACGTTCCTGCACAGGATATCCTCGCCCACTCCCTCCACGAAGTAGCTGTGGGCTTCCGGGAACTTCCCGGTCTTGAAGTAGTGATAGTACACCGAGCCGTGGGGGTCGGCGGCGATGACCTTGACCGACGGGCTGACCTCCTTGAGATATTTGGCGATGCCCGAGACGGTCCCCCCGGTGCCGACCCCGGCGACGAAGTGGGTGATCTTCCCCTCGGTCTGTTCCCAGATCTCCGGGCCGGTGGTGCGGTAGTGGGCGTCGGTGTTGGCGGGGTTGTTGAGCTGGTCGATGTATAGCGCGTCCGGCTTTTCCTCCGCCATCCTGCGCGCTACCGAGTAGTAGCTGCGGGGATCATCGGCGGAGACCTTGGTCGGGGTCACGACGGTGTGCGCCCCGAACGCGCGCAGAGCATCGATCTTCTCTTGGCTCATCTTGTCGGGGATGCTGAACACGCTGCGATATCCCTTCACCGCGCTGACCATGGCCAGCCCCATCCCGGTGTTCCCGGAGGTGCTTTCCACCACCGTGCCGCCGGGGACGAGGCGGCCCCTTCTCTCAGCCTCCTCGATCATGGCCAGGGCGATGCGGTCCTTGGCGCTTCCGCCGGGGTTCATGAACTCAAGCTTGGCAAGCACTGTCGCTTCGAGGCCTTCGGTGACCTGGTTCAGCCGCACCAGAGGGGTCCTCCCGATGGCCTGCAGAATATTCTCATACCACATTTTCTCACTCTCCGGTGCCGGACATCACGACGGCGGTCCCCCTGATGCGGAGACCCTCGTCATCGGCGGCAAAATTCAATGAAGGGATCGGAAGAACAGACCTACCGGGCGGACGCCTGCGGACGACAAACGCGATCCCTTCTCAACATAGACCGGAGCAAAGGTTACTGGTTATTTAAGTTTAACTATTGTTAACTATGGTCAGTACGTAGGAACCCGCTCGAGACCCGTCCCAGCTCGCACGTTTACAGAAAGAAGTTCTTTGGTCATCACGAGGTCGGAGATCACCGTGGACGGTGGCAGCGACAAGCTTCTTTCATAGTGTCCGCGCTCCTCGTTGCCGCGATCGCGGCCTGGCCTAAAAAGAAATGACCTTCCGAAAGAGCTGGGGCGGCCCCCGGTCGGGAGCGGGCGCTCGCGGCATTCCGGAAGGAGATATGGTAGAGCGGACGATGGCTCAGCCGCCCGCCATGGGCGGGAACAGCACTATGCCGTCCCCTTCCTTGATGCCGGTGGCCAGGCCGTTCAGCTCCTTGATGTTCTTGCCGTTCAGGAAGAGGTTGACGTACGGCCGCACCTGATCGTTCTCCAGCACGGCCGGTCCCAGCTCCGGGAACCTCTCCACCAGCGCCGAGACCACATCGTTGACGGTGTGGCCCCTGGCGTCGACATCGACCTCCTTGCTGTTGGCAATATTGCGGAAATGCCCGAACAATTTCACGTTCACTTTCATTCCATTCCTCCGTATCATTTGTGCCCGTGCCCGCAGGCCGCGCACTTGGGGTCCTTGTTCAGATCGATCTCGTGGAACTCCATGTACTCGCCGTCGAAGACCAGCAGGCGGCCCTCTAGCGTTCTTCCGATGCCCAGGACCACCTTCACCGCCTCGATGGCCTGCAGGGTCCCCAGCACGCCGGGGGTCGCCCCCAATATGGGGAACACCTCCTTGGGAGGGGCGTGGGGAAAGGTGCATTCGAGGCAGGGGGTCTTCCCCGGGACGATGGTGGTGATGCGCCCCTCCATGCCCCATACCGAGGCGTGGATGAACGGCACCCCGTGCTTCAGCGCCGCCCTGTTGAGCAGGAAGCGGGTGGGGAAGTTGTCCATGGCGTCTATGATGAGGTCATGTCCCTTGGTGAGGTCGTAGACATTGTTCTCGTCGATCCGACCATGGAACGCGGACACCTCTATGCTCGGGTTGATCGCGGTGAGCTTTTCCAGCCCGCTCTCCACCTTCACCCGGCCGACGTCCTTGTCCCAATGCAGGATCTGCCGGTTGAGGTTGGAGAGGTCCACCACGTCCAGGTCCGCTATGGTGATGTGCCCGAACCCGGCCACCGCCAGATAGGTGGTCACCGGGCAGCCCAGGCCGCCCACGCCGGCGACGAAGACCCTGGTGCTCTTCAGCTTCTTCTGCCCCTCTTCCCCGAAGCCCTTGATCATCATCTGGCGGTTGTATCGCTTGATGTCGTATTCGGTCAGTTCGTCCGTCGCCATGATGCCCTCATTAACTATTGTTAACTATATAACTGTTGCCAAATGGGAAATAATTTCCTGATTGTGTGAAGATGCTCCTTGCCGCACCCATCTGGGCAAATATCGCCGGCGTCATCGCCCCACGCTCCCGGTCCGCCTCCGTAGCTTTATGCGCGGGCTTCGCCATAAAACCATGGGCGGGCGGGACGTCCAGATGGAATTGCGGAGAGGCAGCGGCGCCGTCCGGTCCTACTGAAAACCCGGACCATGAGCCTAAATATGCGGACCGTTTTCATTCCCCGATGACGGCGGGGAATAGGCCGGAGGACCGGGTCACGGGGACCGAGGGAGCGACCATATGCGCCCGGGACGTGGTGGTGCGGTACGGCCAGATCACGGCGCTGGACCACCTGTCCCTGGACATCTCTCCCGGAGTGGTCGGCCTGCTCGGCCCCAACGGTGCCGGCAAGAGCACTTTCATCAAGACCGTCCTTGGCCTGGTGGATCCGCAGGGCGGCTCCCTGACGGTGGCCGGCCTCGATTCCAGGACGGACACCCTGAAGGTGCGGGACATCGTCGGCTACATGCCCGAGCACGATTGCCTCATCGATCCGATGAGCGCGGTGGAGATGGTGGCGTACATGGGCCGCATCTCCGGCATGTCCAAGAAGGACGCCGTGCCCCGCAGCCACGAGATGCTCGACTTCGTCGGCGTGGGGGAAGAGCGGTACCGCCCCATCGGATCGTACTCCACGGGCATGAAGCAGAGGGTCAAGCTGGCTCAGGCAATAGTGCACGACCCCGCGGTGCTGTTCCTGGACGAGCCGACCAACGGCATGGACCCCCTGGGCCGGGAGGAGATGCTCGAGCTCATCGCCCGCATCTCCGCCTCCGACAAGACCATACTGGTGTCGTCGCACATCCTCCAGGATGTGGAGAAGGTGTGCCGCGAGGCGGTGATCGTCAGCGGCGGAAAGGTGGTGAACCGGGGAAGCATCGAGGACCTCATGGCCCCCGCGCAGGGACGCAAGAGGCTGACCGCGAGGGGAGCGCCTGAAAACCTCAGGGCCTTCACCGACCTGCTGTGCAAGGAGCACGAGGTCGTGGACATCTCCGAGGAGTTCGGGCAGGTGAGGGTGGTCCTGGTGACCTCCGCGGACAGCAGGAGCATCTTCGAGCTCGCCTGTCGGCAGGGGGTGCGGATCCGCTCCTATCAGCCGGACAAGATCTCCCTGGAGGACATCTACATAAGCTCGGTCGGCGGGGTGGCCTGATGGGACTTAACCCCATAGAGTACTCGCCATGGACGGGCACCAGGAGCGAGCATGCCCAGCGGTACCTGGTCATCGCCGAAAGGGTGCTCCGGGACAAGATGCGGGGCTGGACCATCGCCCTGATCGTGCTGGGCATAGTCCTCATCGACCTCCTGAACCTGATAGTGATGATCATGATGCCTCACGAGGTGCTCACCTCGGAGAGCATGCTGTCCAGGTTCGGGGGTACCCTCTTCTTCGTCTTCACCATCATCCTCGTCTCCCTGGTCTGCGGCGACCTCCTCGCCGAGGACCTCCGCAGCAGCTCCATCACGCTGTACCTGTCCCGCGCCCTGCGGCCGGCCGGGTACCTGCTGGGGAAATCTGCCGGGGCCCTCATGGTGATGCTCATGTTCACCCTCCTTCCCGCGGTCATGGTAGGGGTGGCGGTCATGGCCACCCAGTCGGGCAGCGATTACCTCGCCAGCCTGGAGGTGATAGGCCAGACCATCGCCGCGGGCCTGTGGACCGCGGTGTTCCTGCTGCCCCTGGGACTGATGCTGTCCTCCCTGACCGGGCGCAAGACCTACGCGGCGGTGGGGACCTTCATGGCCGCCTTCGTCCTGGAGATCATCGGGAGCATATTCACCGAGTTCGATCCCAACTGGCACCTCATCAGTCCGTTCGGGGTGATGTACAACTCCTGCCTGGCGATATTCGGGCAGGACCTGTCGCCGGGCATCGACCCGGTCCTCCTGGCGGTCATGGCGTTCGTGTTCACGGTGCCCCCGGCGCTCATCGCCTACTACCGCATCTACCGCAAGGGGGTGGGAAAGTGAGCGAGGCCATCGTGTCGGCCAAGGACCTCTCCAAGTGGTATGGCGAGGTCATCGGGCTCAACAATTTCGATGTCACCATCGGGAGGGGGATCACCGGCGTGGTCGGGCCGAACGGCGCCGGGAAGAGCACCCTGTTCAAGCTGCTCATCGGCACGATCAAGCCCAACGCGGGCGAGCTCCTTGTCCTCGGAAGATGCCCCTGGAAGGACAGCAAGCTGCTGTCCAGCATCGGCTTCTGCCCCGACTACGACTTCCTGTACCCCGACCTCACCGGGCGCGACTATCTGCGCTTCGCCGCCGGCCTGCACGGCATCGGCGGAGCGGCCCGGGAGAGCAGGGTCGACGAAGTGCTGGGGACGGTGGAGATGACCAAGGCTGCGGACCGCAAGATCGGCGGGTACAGCAAGGGCATGAAGCAGCGCATCAAGATCGGAGGGGCGCTCATGCACGATCCCCCGCTCCTCCTTCTGGACGAACCGTTCACCGGGACCGACCCTGCGGTTCGGAGGGAGCTTATCGACCTGGTGAAGATGCTGAACCGGGAGCAGGGGCGGGACATCATCATCTCCACGCACGTCCTGCACGAGGTCGAGCGCCTCACGCATAATATCGCTCTCATCTACAAAGGCAGGGCGGTGGCCACCGGGGACATATCGGAGATCAGAGGGCTGATGAGCCGCTACCCCCACAACATCGTGGTAGAGGGCAAGGGCATGGTCGAGCTGGCCAAGATGCTGGTGGAAAGGGATTACACCGTGTCGGTGGAGCTCGGGCCGGACCGGAAGGGGCTCAGCGTGAAGGTCAACCGGCCGGAGGACTTCTTCGATTCCGTCCCCGAGCTGCTGAAGAACCCGGCCTGGGAGCTGGAGAGCATGCACAGCACCGACGACGACCTGGAATCGGTGTTCCGGTACATGGTGGGGTGGTGACATGAACATCATGATGAACATCACGGGCCTGCGCTCCATACTCAGGTATTCGAGCAAGAGGCTGCTGCTGAACCGACGGTGGACATTGGTAGTGCTGCTGACCCTGCTGGTCGCGTTCGTCATGGGCTACGCCGCCTATGAGGGCGAGGGGCTCGCGGCGGACGGGAGCGCCATGCTGGACCTACTGGTGCTGTCGTTCCTGCTCCCCGTCATATCCATGATATACGGCGCGTCGCTTATCAGGAACGACATCGACGACCGGAGCATAACGCCGGTGATTACCGCGCCCCTGGACCGCCGGGTCTCCTATCTCGGGTACTACGTCACCCTGGTCCTGGCGGCCGCGGTCATCCTGCTGCTCGTGAACCTCGTAGGGTGGTCGAGCTACTTCCTGCAGACCGCCATCGACGGCGACGCCGTCAACATCCTGCTGTCGTACTCGGCGGTGCTGGTGCTCGGCGTGGCGGTGTACTCGTCCCTGTTCCTGGCGCTGGGGGTGGTGCTGAAGCAGCCCATATACGTGGGGCTGATCTATGCGTTCGTGTGGGAGGGTTTCGTAGGCTCCGTTCCGGGCGCCATCAGCCATTATACTCTCATGCACCAGCTGAAGGTCATCGCCTCCTCCCTGCTGAACGAGGGGAGCCTGATGGGGGTCACCGGCGACGCCTCGGGGGCGTTCCTCGCGCTCGCGGTGGTCACGGTGGCCCTGCTGGTCCTGGGGGCGGTGGCCTTCCGGGAGAAGGAAGTGCCTTAGCCGCCATGCAGGTGATCCGCCGCGCATAGGATTAAGACCGGACCGGCGCATCCTTGGCGGTCGGGAGGGCCTCGATGAGGATCGAAATATACCACGCCTCGAAGTACGGCAACGGAGCGAAGATCGCCGAGGAGCTGAAGCACGTCCTGGAGTCCAGGGGGCAGCAGGTCAGCGTGCATCACATCAGCGATGTCGGGCCCAAGGAGGTCCCCCTCGCCGACCTGTACGTGTTCGGCGCCCCCACCCGGGTGGGGAAGCCCATCGGGAGCATGCGCAGGTTCGTGAAGAAGGCCGCATTGCCGCAGGGAGCCAGGTACGCACTGTTCGCCACCCATGCCGACGAGGTCCCGGACAAGAAGACTGGGAAAATGCCCACCCCCCAGGAGCTTGACGCCCGGAGGAAGAACATACCCACCCTGGACGCGGTCCTGAGGGACAGGGGAATGGTCAAGGTCGCCGACAAGGTCTTCAGCGTGGTCATGGATGAGAAGAAAGGCTCCCTCAAGGAGACCATGGCCGGGCAGCTGAAGGATGGATGGCAGAAGAGAGCAGAAGAGTTCGCCGACGCCATCCTGGACGCGGCCTGAGCACGCCGGCCTCTTCCTTCTTCTAGGTTAAAGCCCTCCATAGTATTCAATCTCCAAGCAAGGCCCTGGGAATGCCTCTCGAACTCGACCGATCAAGCCACATACGATCCTGCTGAATTTTTTGGTGCTTCAGGCAGATCGGTCGGACGAGCCAGATGGCGCCGATCGTGACCGGCCGCGTCCGGCCCGGTAGGAATTGCTGGCATTCCTCATAACAAATATCTCCATGTAATTATGGAATTACCAATATCATTTTATATGCATCTAGAGATATAGAATCTTGGTGGGGTTAGTGAGAATAAGATCATGGCAAGTATTGCTCGTTGCTGTCGCCGTTGTAGCCGCCTTCGCCGTTTATCCGGCGATCGGTCATGGTCAAAGCTTCGATGATGATAGCGCACGTAACGTCCGTACCGTGGATGTGAGCATCGCGCCGGAGATGCAGAAGATAACCGAGGCCCTGAACACCTATTCCTATGAGTACTGGGTCGATGAGAGCGTTTCTACCTTCATAGGCTCCAAGAAAGTGGCCATAGGGTCGGGAGCGGACGCGGCGGTGGGGGAAGGGGAAGAAGGGACGGTAGAGATCGTCTCTGAATTTTATCTAACTGGTTCGATAAACACCGCATTCACATATTTCGATTCCGAGAATGGAAGCCAGCAGAGCGGATGTTTAGAAGGCTATATAGTGCCTCTCAACGAGACCGATTTTGATGTAATCTTCATCATCAACGGAACGGAGGTCTCGTACCGGGACCAGATCGGCGAGGGGGCCATCGACGATTGTGCCTGGTTCTCGCTCGCTCCCCTGCTGGCCATACCCGGGATAAACGCGATCGTCGCGGCCGTGGTGGTGGCCTTTGTCGTTTACGCAGCCTACACATACTACTCTAACAATTATGTGGAATATACTCAGAACGTCATCGATGGCATTAGTTATAAGTATAAACACGGGGACCTAGTTTCAGTCACGGTCGACGGAACAACCTATTCAATAAACCAGCTTAACAGCGTCAACCTTAATAACATGAATAATGGGAAATATTACTTTGCGGTTCTGATCAAGAAGGTCTATATCGTTCCCAAAGCGATCTCCTTCGAGAGGGCTCAGAAGATCATGAAGCTGAGTAACAATCCAGGTGGTGTGATGAGCACGTGGACGTACAGTGAATCGAATGCCAAGTCCGTTGCTTCTGTGTTTGGGGCTCCGGTATGGCATGACGCACATAAGCCATCGTCAGGGTCAGGATATTATAAGCATTATCATACATGTGGCCATAAAACGAACGCGCACGCGTTCTATTACCTCCCCAGATGATGTTGGTGACAAATGACCTATATGAAATATTATGACTTCCTGGCGGTCCCGCAGCCCCTTGTGTTCGGGCAAGTGATCACTGACCCCATGGCTAACAACGGGGAGCCGTTCATCTATCGGAAGGGGGGATCGGACGGCATGGACGCATACCTGCTGAAAGAGACTTCCCCATACACCCATGTAATCGAGATTGTTGAAAAGGTCTTCCCGAAATACATCTATGCGATCGACAAGTCGTTCTCGTACGGCCGAGCCAGCTATCAGGAGTCGTTCCGGGACTACTACCGGAGGGTGCGGGAGGCGGAACGATTCGTGGCGTCCATCAACTGGCACGTGGAACGGATGGGAGAGGTCTGGTTCGCCCACATGCCGTATGATTATGATGTCCCAGTGGGAAGTGAGGGCCCGGTCATCAAGGTCATGAACGTGTATGATGCTCGGACGATCGACGACGACGTCTACGAGCTTCAGTGGGAGCCGGGGGTCCTGTACAAGTTCGTCAACATGGAAAGGAAGAAGAGGGAGCCGGCGGTGATCTGATTGACCTTTGGGAGCTTCGATCTCTTGGCGGTCCCGCAGCCCCTTGTGTTCGGGCAAGTGATCACTGACCCCATGGCCAACAACGGGGAGCCGTTCGTCTATGAGGTGCGTCCCGACAACCAGCTGGGCAGGGACGGGACGACTTTCGAGCTGCTCGAAGACTATAAGGCGAGGTGGGGGATAGAGGGATTGGTCCAGCCAGATCGTGCTCGACTAATAATGCCGAAGTACGTCTACATGGCGGATGAGGTGTTGTCATTGCGAAAAAGCACCTATGTGGCGGGCGCGGAAGCGTACCTCCGCATCGAAATATCGATAGAACGCATAATCGCGTTCATCAACTGGCACGTGCAGCATATGGGAGAGGTCTGGTTCACTCGTCAGGGGAGCGATACTCTCCCCCGGGACCTGGATGACGCGATCATTAGAGTCATGAACGTCCATGACCTGTGGACGATCAACAATGGGATGCGTGAGTTCGAATGGGAGGGTGGTGTCTTCTATAAGTTCGTCGATATGGAAAGGGAGAAGAGAGAGCCGGCCATATTCTGACCGCTTCCTTCCGATGCGGTTCATACCTTGACGATGTCAAGGTAGGTCCGTATTTCATTGGACGGAACGGCGAAGCTCATCCCGTTGACGATATCGCCGAGCGAATCTCGTATCCGGAAGGACATCATTCCGATGACCTGGCCCCGGTCGTCGAACAGGGGACCTCCGCTGTTGCCGTCGTTGATGGTGATGGATGTTTGTATCGCCGGCCTTACGGCCCTTGAATCGTTGATATTTATCAGGGGTATGGAGACGACCCCGGAGGAGGCCGATAATCCATTGCCCCGAGCGTTGCCGACGGTGAGGACAGGGTCACCGTAATAGATATGGTCGGAGTCGCCGAAGGAAAGGACCGAAAAGTGACGGCTGATGTCGACAAAAGCAAGCACGGCGATGTCCAAACCGCGGTCGAAGGAGGTCACGTTCAATTCGTAGGCGGTATCATCGTCAAAGAACCGTCCAGAGATGTGATCGAAGGGCATGTATGATCCGTTGTCGAGATATGTTACGATGTGCGCATTGCTAATCACTTTTACGCCATCATATTCGACGATAAAACCCGTTCCGGAGACCTCGTTCGAGGAATCCATTCCGCAACCGATCTCGATCGTCCCGCTCATCAGGTTCTTGATATCGAGTTCTTCCTCCTCTCTCGATTGGATCATCGGGTAACAGGCCACGATGACGATCAATATGACGAGAGCGATCGACAATATCGCCATCTCATTAACCTTCTTTGGCCGACCCTGCATGTTGATCCCAGTTGGGATATGCGGTACATAATTTTTAATGCTTTGACGATAAATCTGATTTGATATCCCGTAAGGTCATATGACGGGCGCAAATGAGGTGGCGAATCCCACACGCAGACTCGTTCTTGCGCCGAACTCGTCTTCGTGCCGAGATCAATAATCGTCAGTGCCCCGATATCAAACACTGATGCTGCCCAGGCGGCCGCCAATAGCACTTAGCTCTCGCTCACCTAGTGGCGCGTCATGGTCAACGAGGGAGGGCCTGTAGTCGCTACCTGCCCATAGTGATCGCAGGCACTTGAGGCAACCAACAGATATCGGGTCGCACCCGCTCACGCTTTTCCGGCAAAAATCGACGCCAGAGGTCGAAAGCGAGCTCGGTAAGATCTGAGCGAGCCCTCACCAGGATGAGCCCGGCCACGGCCCCGGCGACGGGAGCGACGAGCCCACCGTGAGCGTAGACTACGGGCCGGCTCCCGTAAGCCCCTCATGGGGGGGGGGGCAAGATCAGCGAAGCGACCTGCAACCGCACCCTTGACGCATGACCCTGGAGCGAGCTTTCCCCAAACTGACAATAACTTGCCGGAAAAATAACTGCTGGCTAGAGGGCTAGCAGAAAATAGCGCCACGAAAAGTTATTTATTCTAAGCTACATTAAGGCGATTACTCACAAAGGTGACTGTATGGTTGAGTTCAAAACTGTCATTAACGACGTAAAGACCGG comes from Methanomassiliicoccus luminyensis B10 and encodes:
- a CDS encoding ubiquitin-like small modifier protein 1, which produces MKVNVKLFGHFRNIANSKEVDVDARGHTVNDVVSALVERFPELGPAVLENDQVRPYVNLFLNGKNIKELNGLATGIKEGDGIVLFPPMAGG
- a CDS encoding PLP-dependent cysteine synthase family protein, which encodes MWYENILQAIGRTPLVRLNQVTEGLEATVLAKLEFMNPGGSAKDRIALAMIEEAERRGRLVPGGTVVESTSGNTGMGLAMVSAVKGYRSVFSIPDKMSQEKIDALRAFGAHTVVTPTKVSADDPRSYYSVARRMAEEKPDALYIDQLNNPANTDAHYRTTGPEIWEQTEGKITHFVAGVGTGGTVSGIAKYLKEVSPSVKVIAADPHGSVYYHYFKTGKFPEAHSYFVEGVGEDILCRNVHFEYIDDVIQFSDKEAFLMTRRLAREEGIFAGGSSGAAVHVALQAARDLGPQDVVVVVLPDGGAKYLSKIYNDRWMREHGFLEGGIE
- a CDS encoding trans-sulfuration enzyme family protein encodes the protein MRFETEAVHAGEEPEKQANGDVAVPIHMASTFARKKVDRPTNGYEYSRSGNPTRRALEERLAAIEGGMGALAFASGLAAEATMMFLLSSGGRVVVCNDLYGGTFRLFKKCFSQFGLGFDFVDLGDPGAVDRSLAEMTDMMWIESPTNPLLKVYDIKELAGKAHAANRETLVVVDNTFASPYFQRPLDLGADLVVHSTTKYIGGHSDVIGGCAVAKDPDLVERLRFYQNAVGAVPGPQECYLTLRGIKSLHLRMKCHQENALAVAEFLEGHDLVRRVNYPGLRSHPQHELAKRQMSGFSGMVSFELKDGLDPVKVVESTKIFALAESLGGVESLIECPSCMTHASIPREERLRCGLADGLVRLSVGVENKEDLIEDLAQALEKAR
- a CDS encoding ABC transporter ATP-binding protein produces the protein MSEAIVSAKDLSKWYGEVIGLNNFDVTIGRGITGVVGPNGAGKSTLFKLLIGTIKPNAGELLVLGRCPWKDSKLLSSIGFCPDYDFLYPDLTGRDYLRFAAGLHGIGGAARESRVDEVLGTVEMTKAADRKIGGYSKGMKQRIKIGGALMHDPPLLLLDEPFTGTDPAVRRELIDLVKMLNREQGRDIIISTHVLHEVERLTHNIALIYKGRAVATGDISEIRGLMSRYPHNIVVEGKGMVELAKMLVERDYTVSVELGPDRKGLSVKVNRPEDFFDSVPELLKNPAWELESMHSTDDDLESVFRYMVGW
- a CDS encoding flavodoxin family protein, giving the protein MRIEIYHASKYGNGAKIAEELKHVLESRGQQVSVHHISDVGPKEVPLADLYVFGAPTRVGKPIGSMRRFVKKAALPQGARYALFATHADEVPDKKTGKMPTPQELDARRKNIPTLDAVLRDRGMVKVADKVFSVVMDEKKGSLKETMAGQLKDGWQKRAEEFADAILDAA
- a CDS encoding HesA/MoeB/ThiF family protein, whose translation is MATDELTEYDIKRYNRQMMIKGFGEEGQKKLKSTRVFVAGVGGLGCPVTTYLAVAGFGHITIADLDVVDLSNLNRQILHWDKDVGRVKVESGLEKLTAINPSIEVSAFHGRIDENNVYDLTKGHDLIIDAMDNFPTRFLLNRAALKHGVPFIHASVWGMEGRITTIVPGKTPCLECTFPHAPPKEVFPILGATPGVLGTLQAIEAVKVVLGIGRTLEGRLLVFDGEYMEFHEIDLNKDPKCAACGHGHK
- a CDS encoding S1C family serine protease; this translates as MAILSIALVILIVIVACYPMIQSREEEELDIKNLMSGTIEIGCGMDSSNEVSGTGFIVEYDGVKVISNAHIVTYLDNGSYMPFDHISGRFFDDDTAYELNVTSFDRGLDIAVLAFVDISRHFSVLSFGDSDHIYYGDPVLTVGNARGNGLSASSGVVSIPLININDSRAVRPAIQTSITINDGNSGGPLFDDRGQVIGMMSFRIRDSLGDIVNGMSFAVPSNEIRTYLDIVKV
- a CDS encoding ABC transporter permease — protein: MGLNPIEYSPWTGTRSEHAQRYLVIAERVLRDKMRGWTIALIVLGIVLIDLLNLIVMIMMPHEVLTSESMLSRFGGTLFFVFTIILVSLVCGDLLAEDLRSSSITLYLSRALRPAGYLLGKSAGALMVMLMFTLLPAVMVGVAVMATQSGSDYLASLEVIGQTIAAGLWTAVFLLPLGLMLSSLTGRKTYAAVGTFMAAFVLEIIGSIFTEFDPNWHLISPFGVMYNSCLAIFGQDLSPGIDPVLLAVMAFVFTVPPALIAYYRIYRKGVGK
- a CDS encoding ABC transporter ATP-binding protein; amino-acid sequence: MTAGNRPEDRVTGTEGATICARDVVVRYGQITALDHLSLDISPGVVGLLGPNGAGKSTFIKTVLGLVDPQGGSLTVAGLDSRTDTLKVRDIVGYMPEHDCLIDPMSAVEMVAYMGRISGMSKKDAVPRSHEMLDFVGVGEERYRPIGSYSTGMKQRVKLAQAIVHDPAVLFLDEPTNGMDPLGREEMLELIARISASDKTILVSSHILQDVEKVCREAVIVSGGKVVNRGSIEDLMAPAQGRKRLTARGAPENLRAFTDLLCKEHEVVDISEEFGQVRVVLVTSADSRSIFELACRQGVRIRSYQPDKISLEDIYISSVGGVA